From a single Hypanus sabinus isolate sHypSab1 chromosome 7, sHypSab1.hap1, whole genome shotgun sequence genomic region:
- the LOC132396905 gene encoding protein phosphatase inhibitor 2-like isoform X5, with the protein MQSQPSSSQAMDKPVKGILKRSRRRTEEESQKKSQKWDEMNIIATYKPAEKDYGLMTIDEVKTPFRYNIDDEAGSSSGPAFSVDELRTRMNSLTTNKGKHQQVKTKNVDSDKDDLQLVEKEGKRQFEQRRKQIYDEGRNIKRARELIAREQLDDNDDSD; encoded by the exons atgCAATCCCAGCCCAGTTCGTCTCAGGCGATGGACAAACCCGTCAAGGGCATTCTGAAGAGGAGCCGCAGACGCACAGAGGAGGAGAG TCAAAAGAAATCACAGAAATGGGATGAGATGAACATAATTGCTACCTACAAGCCTGCGGAAAAGGATTATGGGCTCATGACCATCGACGAAGTTAAAACTCCTTTCAG GTACAACATTGACGATGAGGCAGGAAGCAGCTCGGGACCTGCTTTCTCTGTGGATGAACTGAGAACAAG GATGAATTCTCTGACCACAAACAAAGGCAAGCATCAGCAAGTGAAGACGAAGAACGTGGACAGTGACAAGGATGATCTTCAGCTGGTTGAGAAAG AAGGCAAACGGCAGTTTGAGCAAAGACGGAAGCAGATATATGACGAGGGTCGGAACATTAAGCGTGCACGGGAACTGATTGCTCGCGAGCAGCTGGATGACAATGACGATTCCGACT
- the LOC132396905 gene encoding protein phosphatase inhibitor 2-like isoform X3, with amino-acid sequence MQSQPSSSQAMDKPVKGILKRSRRRTEEESQKKSQKWDEMNIIATYKPAEKDYGLMTIDEVKTPFRYNIDDEAGSSSGPAFSVDELRTRMNSLTTNKGKHQQVKTKNVDSDKDDLQLVEKEGKRQFEQRRKQIYDEGRNIKRARELIAREQLDDNDDSDSDHDESYHYREMDEHHTLPDG; translated from the exons atgCAATCCCAGCCCAGTTCGTCTCAGGCGATGGACAAACCCGTCAAGGGCATTCTGAAGAGGAGCCGCAGACGCACAGAGGAGGAGAG TCAAAAGAAATCACAGAAATGGGATGAGATGAACATAATTGCTACCTACAAGCCTGCGGAAAAGGATTATGGGCTCATGACCATCGACGAAGTTAAAACTCCTTTCAG GTACAACATTGACGATGAGGCAGGAAGCAGCTCGGGACCTGCTTTCTCTGTGGATGAACTGAGAACAAG GATGAATTCTCTGACCACAAACAAAGGCAAGCATCAGCAAGTGAAGACGAAGAACGTGGACAGTGACAAGGATGATCTTCAGCTGGTTGAGAAAG AAGGCAAACGGCAGTTTGAGCAAAGACGGAAGCAGATATATGACGAGGGTCGGAACATTAAGCGTGCACGGGAACTGATTGCTCGCGAGCAGCTGGATGACAATGACGATTCCGACT CCGATCACGATGAGAGTTATCATTACAGAGAAATGGAtgagcatcacacactcccag
- the LOC132396905 gene encoding protein phosphatase inhibitor 2-like isoform X6 yields the protein MQSQPSSSQAMDKPVKGILKRSRRRTEEESQKKSQKWDEMNIIATYKPAEKDYGLMTIDEVKTPFRYNIDDEAGSSSGPAFSVDELRTRMNSLTTNKGKHQQVKTKNVDSDKDDLQLVEKGKRQFEQRRKQIYDEGRNIKRARELIAREQLDDNDDSD from the exons atgCAATCCCAGCCCAGTTCGTCTCAGGCGATGGACAAACCCGTCAAGGGCATTCTGAAGAGGAGCCGCAGACGCACAGAGGAGGAGAG TCAAAAGAAATCACAGAAATGGGATGAGATGAACATAATTGCTACCTACAAGCCTGCGGAAAAGGATTATGGGCTCATGACCATCGACGAAGTTAAAACTCCTTTCAG GTACAACATTGACGATGAGGCAGGAAGCAGCTCGGGACCTGCTTTCTCTGTGGATGAACTGAGAACAAG GATGAATTCTCTGACCACAAACAAAGGCAAGCATCAGCAAGTGAAGACGAAGAACGTGGACAGTGACAAGGATGATCTTCAGCTGGTTGAGAAAG GCAAACGGCAGTTTGAGCAAAGACGGAAGCAGATATATGACGAGGGTCGGAACATTAAGCGTGCACGGGAACTGATTGCTCGCGAGCAGCTGGATGACAATGACGATTCCGACT
- the LOC132396905 gene encoding protein phosphatase inhibitor 2-like isoform X4, which produces MQSQPSSSQAMDKPVKGILKRSRRRTEEESQKKSQKWDEMNIIATYKPAEKDYGLMTIDEVKTPFRYNIDDEAGSSSGPAFSVDELRTRMNSLTTNKGKHQQVKTKNVDSDKDDLQLVEKEGKRQFEQRRKQIYDEGRNIKRARELIAREQLDDNDDSDYG; this is translated from the exons atgCAATCCCAGCCCAGTTCGTCTCAGGCGATGGACAAACCCGTCAAGGGCATTCTGAAGAGGAGCCGCAGACGCACAGAGGAGGAGAG TCAAAAGAAATCACAGAAATGGGATGAGATGAACATAATTGCTACCTACAAGCCTGCGGAAAAGGATTATGGGCTCATGACCATCGACGAAGTTAAAACTCCTTTCAG GTACAACATTGACGATGAGGCAGGAAGCAGCTCGGGACCTGCTTTCTCTGTGGATGAACTGAGAACAAG GATGAATTCTCTGACCACAAACAAAGGCAAGCATCAGCAAGTGAAGACGAAGAACGTGGACAGTGACAAGGATGATCTTCAGCTGGTTGAGAAAG AAGGCAAACGGCAGTTTGAGCAAAGACGGAAGCAGATATATGACGAGGGTCGGAACATTAAGCGTGCACGGGAACTGATTGCTCGCGAGCAGCTGGATGACAATGACGATTCCGACT